In Aspergillus fumigatus Af293 chromosome 4, whole genome shotgun sequence, one genomic interval encodes:
- a CDS encoding MFS transporter: MDSLSRNLEKAELEAYRAPSRRQSLNNGGRASRSNSLSPSVTSSSSSTQAQEDDYYLSQIQTAQTVRGAGLERHPTALSRIATQRSQHSAIVGALKPVVSKKPLPEFGAGKPYPPPLPERDEYVVEFADKDDPLHPQNWSIKKKIAVSAMLAYTTFNATFTSSIYSTANSVVSSRFHVSTEVGTLGLSLYVLGFACGPTFFSPLSELQGRRLPILVGMFGFAVFQFGVATAENLQTIIICRFFGGFFGSCPIAVVAAVFSDIYDNRHRGLAITVFTMTVFTGPLFAPFIGGFIVESYLGWRWTEYLTGIMGASAFVLDLFFLEETYPPVVLVGKAAELRRRTRNWGIHAKQEEIEVEFGELIRKNFSRPLRILFTEPIVLLLSIYMAFLYGLLYLFLTAYPIVFQRIHGFNKGVGGLPYFGIIIGEFLGGIFIMLLQPWYNRQLSAYKDIPIPEWRLPPAIIGGVAFSGGLFWFGWSGYRSDIHWIVPTLSGLLTGFGLFCIFLQCLNYIVDAYLVFAASALAANSVLRSIAGAGFPLFSTYMFNALGVNWTGTLLGCVAAIMMPIPLLFYLYGPKIREKSKFAMEYIVAAQAHNDERAE, from the exons ATGGATTCATTGTCGCGGAATCTCGAAAAGGCTGAATTGGAGGCATACCGTGCACCAAGCCGCCGTCAGAGCCTTAATAACGGCGGCCGTGCCTCTCGGTCAAACTCTCTCTCACCCTCAGTCACGTCTTCCAGCTCGTCAACACAAGCGCAAGAGGACGACTACTACTTGTCGCAGATTCAGACTGCCCAGACGGTACGAGGTGCTGGTCTAGAACGACATCCAACAGCACTGAGTCGCATTGCGACTCAGAGAAGCCAGCATAGCGCCATTGTGGGTGCCCTTAAGCCAGTCGTGTCAAAGAAGCCTCTGCCAGAATTTGGCGCCGGAAAGCCCTATCCCCCGCCGCTTCCAGAGAGAGACGAATATGTCGTCGAGTTTGCTGATAAGGATGATCCTTTGCATCCTCAGAACTGGTCTATCAAGAAGAA GATTGCAGTTTCCGCCATGCTGGCATACACGACTTTCAATGCGACTTTCACAAGCAGCATCTACTCTACCGCCAATTCGGTTGTGTCATCAAGATTTCATGTCTCGACCGAAGTAGGTACTCTGGGCCTCTCGCTGTATGTCTTGGGGTTTGCGTGTGGTCCAACATTTTTCTCGCCGTTGTCTGAGCTACAAGGCCGGCGTCTACCAATTCTGGTTGGCATGTTCGGCTTTGCCGTCTTTCAGTTTGGAGTGGCTACCGCGGAAAACCTCCAGACAATAATAATATGTCGTTTTTTCGGTGGTTTTTTTGGATCGTGCCCcattgctgttgttgctgcggTATTCTCTGACATATATGACAACCGCCATCGAGGGCTCGCGATCACGGTCTTTACCATGACCGTCTTTACCGGCCCGCTCTTTGCTCCTTTCATCGGTGGCTTCATCGTTGAAAGTTACCTAGGCTGGCGTTGGACGGAATATCTCACTGGAATCATGGGTGCCTCAGCTTTTGTTCTAGATTTGTTCTTTCTGGAAGAGACATATCCTCCAGTAGTGCTAGTTGGGAAAGCTGCTGAGCTACGTCGGCGAACGAGAAATTGGGGCATTCATGCGAAGCAAGAGGAGATCGAGGTTGAATTTGGAGAGCTGATTCGCAAGAATTTCAGTCGTCCACTACGGATCTTGTTCACTGAGCCGATCGTGCTCCTGCTAAGCATCTACATGGCATTCCTCTATGGCTTGCTATATCTATTTTTGACCGCATACCCAATTGTCTTTCAGCGCATTCATGGTTTCAATAAAGGCGTTGGAGGGCTTCCTTATTTTGGGATAATCATCGGCGAATTTCTGGGCGGGATATTTATTATGCTGCTCCAGCCATGGTATAACAGACAACTGAGTGCATATAAGGACATACCCATCCCCGAATGGCGTCTACCCCCGGCCATTATAGGTGGGGTTGCCTTTTCTGGCGGTCTTTTCTGGTTCGGTTGGTCAGGGTACAGATCTGATATACATTGGATCGTGCCGACTCTGTCAGGTCTCCTAACCGGCTTCGGACTTTTTTGCATTTTTCTGCAATGTCTCAACTATATTGTCGATGCCTATCTCGTATT TGCTGCTTCAGCCCTGGCTGCAAACAGTGTTTTGCGTTCTATAGCTGGTGCAGGATTCCCACTTTTTTCAACCTATATG TTTAATGCTCTAGGCGTCAACTGGACAGGGACTCTTCTTGGATGCGTTGCTGCCATCATGATGCCGATTCCACTCCTGTTCTATTTGTACGGACCCAAGATCCGTGAGAAAAGCAAGTTCGCAATGGAATATATCGTAGCCGCTCAGGCTCACAACGATGAGCGCGCGGAATGA
- a CDS encoding putative AAA family ATPase GCN20 → MEAELQAQIPGLDRVISEYSVGYLTHASNAYVEDANAPSPLSEAADMVTELLVSASGDFSEHNEKAIRNLVEKFISSLSSSDGVDAERRQMPFTAKKLDQAIHVGSQRNMSSTLGLAGGNVDLESANSRKVESRVDRKKLEKAERKIRAKQEKKQMKTVQYEASRLLNQPESTLSYEEFFMAVNPLQLGSDSQSKSKDIKVDSIDISIGGHRILTDASLTLAYGRRYGLVGQNGIGKSTLLRALSRREVAIPSHISILHVEQEITGDDTPAIQAVLDADVWRKRLLAEQEKISKQLAAIEAERSSMADTSKDAARLDHEREGLDITLNDIHSKLAEMESDKAESRAASILAGLGFSPERQQYPTKTFSGGWRMRLALARALFCEPDLLLLDEPSNMLDVPSITFLSNYLQSYPSTILVVSHDRAFLNEVATDIVHQHSERLDYYKGANFDSFYATKEERKKIAKREYEKQMAERAHLQAFIDKFRYNAAKSSEAQSRIKKLERMPVLEPPESDYVVHFKFPDVEKLSPPIVQMSDVSFGYSKDKLLLRNVELDVQLDSRIGIVGPNGAGKTTVLKLLTGQLQPTSGLISTHARLRIGYFAQHHVDALDLTTSAVSFMAKTYPGKTDEEYRRHLGAFGITGTTGLQRMELLSGGQKSRVAFACLSLTNPHILVLDEPSNHLDIEGMDALSEALQRFEGGVVMVSHDVTMLRNVCTSLWVCDKGTVHKFDGTVDAYKKMISSQANEAGVVAQH, encoded by the exons ATGGAGGCGGAACTCCAGGCACAAATTCCTGGCTTGGATCGTGTGATCTCGGAGTATTCTGTG GGTTATCTGACTCACGCCTCAAATGCTTATGTCGAGGATGCAAATGCTCCGTCACCATTATCGGAAGCCGCCGACATGGTGACAGAGCTTCTTGTTTCCGCTTCTGGAGACTTCTCCGAACACAATGAAAAGGCCATTCGGAACCTAGTCGAAAAATTCATTTCCTCCCTGAGTTCGTCTGATGGCGTCGATGCAGAGCGCAGGCAGATGCCGTTCACCGCAAAGAAGCTGGACCAGGCCATCCATGTCGGCTCCCAGAGGAACATGTCCTCCACGCTCGGCCTTGCTGGGGGTAATGTCGATCTCGAGTCCGCCAACTCCAGAAAGGTAGAGTCCCGAGTGGACCGCAAGAAGCTCGAAAAAGCAGAACGAAAGATTCGTGCcaagcaggaaaagaagcagatgaaaaCAGTGCAATACGAAGCATCCCGTCTCCTCAACCAGCCAGAGAGTACTCTGTCCTATGAAGAGTTCTTCATGGCTGTCAACCCACTTCAGCTGGGATCGGATTCGCAATCTAAGAGCAAAGATATCAAGGTCGACAGCATTGACATTTCTATCGGCGGTCACCGCATCTTAACCGACGCCTCCCTTACCCTAGCTTACGGACGCCGCTATGGTCTTGTGGGTCAGAACGGTATCGGAAAGTCTACTCTCTTGCGTGCCCTGAGTCGCCGAGAGGTAGCCATTCCCAGCCACATCTCAATTCTACACGTCGAGCAAGAG ATTACGGGCGATGATACCCCGGCAATTCAGGCTGTTCTCGACGCAGACGTTTGGCGGAAACGTCTTCTTGCAGAGCAAGAG AAAATCAGTAAACAACTTGCAGCAATTGAAGCGGAAAGGTCGTCTATGGCAGACACATCGAAAGATGCTGCCAGGCTTGACCATGAGAGAGAGGGTCTTGATATAACTCTGAATGATATTCATTCCAAGCTGGCCGAGATGGAATCCGACAAGGCAGAATCTCGCGCTGCCAGTATCCTAGCCGGTCTCGGCTTCTCACCGGAGAGACAGCAATATCCTACGAAGACGTTCTCTGGTGGTTGGCGAATGAGACTGGCCCTCGCACGGGCTTTGTTCTGCGAGCCGGACTTACTTCTGCTTGACG AACCTTCAAACATGTTGGACGTGCCATCCATTACCTTCCTATCCAACTACCTCCAGTCATATCCCAGCACTATCCTTGTAGTGTCTCACGATCGAGCGTTCCTCAACGAGGTGGCCACAGATATTGTGCACCAGCATTCTGAAAGACTAGACTACTACAAGGGAGCCAACTTTG ATTCATTCTATGccaccaaggaggagcggaagaagaTAGCCAAGCGCGAATATGAAAAGCAAATGGCGGAACGCGCCCATCTGCAAG CCTTCATTGACAAATTCCGCTATAATGCCGCCAAGTCATCCGAAGCGCAGTCGAGAATCAAGAAACTGGAGAGAATGCCAGTCCTGGAACCTCCAGAGAGTGACTATGTTGTCCATTTTAAGTTTCCAgatgttgagaagctttccccTCCGATTGTACAGATGTCGGATGTCTCTTTCGGCTATAGTAAAGACAAACTGCTCCTCAGAAATGTGGAACTCGATGTCCAGCTCGATTCCCGTATTGGTATTGTTGGGCCAAACGGCGCTGGTAAGACTACGGTGCTGAAGCTGTTGACTGGTCAACTCCAGCCAACATCCGGCTTAATCTCGACCCATGCAAGGTTGCGGATCGGCTACTTCGCGCAACACCATGTTGACGCGCTGGATCTTACTACCAGTGCGGTGAGCTTCATGGCCAAAACCTATCCCGGAAAGACAGATGAAGAGTATAGACGGCATCTGGGAGC CTTCGGTATCACCGGAACTACCGGTCTTCAGCGCATGGAGTTATTGTCTGGAGGTCAAAAGTCCCGTGTCGCATTCGCCTGTCTCTCCCTGACTAACCCCCACATCCTTGTGCTTGACGAACCTTCTAATCACTTGGATATTGAGGGTATGGATGCGCTTTCTGAAGCGCTGCAGAGGTTTGAAGGAGgtgtggtgatggtgtcacACGATGTGACGATGCTGCGGAATGTCTGTACCAGCCTTTGGGTCTGTGACAAGGGTACGGTACACAAGTTTGATGGCACTGTCGATGCCTACAAGAAGATGATCAGCTCTCAGGCCAATGAGGCTGGTGTGGTGGCGCAACATTAG
- a CDS encoding putative MFS myo-inositol transporter has product MNRGDANDELAPDAPLLSTEQVGVDGTAHFAADSQSLSLDLRDSGSLFIWALTFSAGISGLLFGYDTGVISSTLVSIGTDLSNRVLTTLDKSLITSCTSLFALLASPLAGILADKLGRRRVILVADVLFTLGALVQAVTGQVWGMVLGRSVVGLAVGAASLVTPLYISELAPSHARGRLVTILCLFITGGQVVAYIVGWLFSTITSGWRWIVGLGTLPAVLQFVIVVALPETPRWLVQAGLEAEALHVLSKVYQGQSDNHQIAKQVVRSIQLEVAEEQEEMDRIKPSVDATRIPWLRKVAQRAQDLFLVGGNRRALIIATMLQGLQQLCGFNSLMYFSATIFSMLAFSSPTLTSLSVAVTNFIFTLLAFALIDRIGRRRILLYSIPVMSASLIVCALAFGSMELPGFSSEPRSQTQADNGATDKSFLPIAVLLCLTVYTASYAFGLGNVPWQQSELFPLNVRSLGSALATATNWASNFIVGLTFLPMMDWLSPGWTFTAYAGVCVVGWFGVWAIYPEMSGLSLEEVRGLLANGWGVRESLSRNRYSAS; this is encoded by the exons ATGAATCGTGGTGATGCAAACGATGAGTTGGCGCCCGATGCCCCTTTGCTTTCGACAGAGCAAGTGGGCGTTGATGGCACCGCTCACTTTGCTGCTGATAGTCAGTCCTTGAGCTTGGACTTACGGGACTCAGGCAGCCTGTTTATTTGGGCCTTGACGTTCTCAGCCGGTATCAGTGGCCTTCTGTTCGGTTATGA TACAGGTGTCATCTCTTCAACCCTCGTGTCCATTGGCACTGATCTCTCAAATCGTGTCCTGACGACCCTAGACAAGAGCCTGATCACATCTTGCACGAGCCTCTTCGCTTTATTAGCAAGTCCCTTGGCAGGAATATTGGCCGATAAGCTCGGTCGTCGGAGAGTTATACTTGTCGCAGACGTTCTATTTACTCTGGGAGCCTTGGTACAGGCCGTTACCGGTCAAGTATGGGGCATGGTACTTGGGAGAAGTGTTGTTGGTCTAGCCGTCGGTGCCGCGAGCCTGGTTACTCCATT ATATATCTCTGAGTTGGCGCCTTCCCATGCCCGAGGGAGACTCGTGACTATCTTGTGCCTCTTCATCACTGGTGGTCAGGTTGTAGCTTACATCGTTGGCTGGCTATTCTCCACAATCACCAGTGGCTGGCGGTGGATTGTCGGCCTTGGAACTCTCCCGGCTGTGCTGCAATTCGTCATTGTCGTTGCCTTACCCGAAACTCCCCGATGGCTGGTCCAAGCGGGGCTGGAGGCAGAGGCTCTCCATGTATTGTCCAAGGTCTATCAGGGCCAGTCTGACAACCATCAAATTGCTAAGCAAGTCGTGCGAAGTATCCAGCTTGAGGTAgctgaagagcaagaagagatgGACCGCATTAAACCTAGTGTCGATGCGACTAGGATACCATGGCTTCGGAAAGTTGCCCAGCGCGCTCAAGATCTTTTTCTCGTTGGTGGAAACAGAAGGGCATTGATAATCGCAACCATGCTGCAAGGACTACAGCAACTTTGCGGCTTCAACAGTCTCATGTATTTCTCGGCGACTATTTTCTCCATGCTCGCATTCTCCTCGCCCACCCTCACGTCTCTCTCTGTGGCTGTGACCAATTTTATTTTTACGCTGCTGGCGTTTGCGCTGATCGATAGGATTGGCCGGCGTCGCATTCTGTTATATTCAATACCTGTCATGAGTGCATCACTAATTGTCTGCGCCTTGGCTTTCGGCTCCATGGAGCTGCCAGGATTCTCTTCTGAGCCGCGATCACAAACCCAAGCCGACAATGGCGCCACGGATAAGTCGTTTCTTCCAATTGCTGTGCTTCTCTGCCTCACTGTATATACCGCCTCCTATGCTTTCGGACTGGGCAACGTGCCCTGGCAACAGTCAGAGTTATTTCCCCTGAATGTGCGTTCTCTTGGATCGGCTCTCGCGACTGCAACGAACTGGGCGTCAAATTTCATTGTCGGACTTACCTTCTTGCCCATGATGGATTGGCTTTCTCCGGGTTGGACATTTACAGCCTATGCCGGCGTTTGTGTGGTTGGATGGTTTGGCGTCTGGGCCATTTACCCCGAAATGAGCGGTCTTAGCCTGGAGGAGGTCAGAGGACTTCTCGCCAACGGTTGGGGTGTCAGGGAAAGTTTGTCAAGAAATCGGTACAGTGCAAGTTGA
- the sec13 gene encoding GTPase-activating protein SEC13, translated as MATAQVISNSGHDDMIHDAGLDYYGRRLATCSSDKTIKIFEIEGETHRLIETLKGHEGAVWCVAWAHPKFGTILASSSYDGKVLIWREQHQNATSPVAGSTWTKVFDFSLHTASVNMVSWAPHESGCLLACASSDGHVSVLEFRDNSWTHQIFHAHGMGVNSISWAPAASPGSLISSNPGPGQQRRFVTGGSDNLLKIWDYNPESKTYNLSQTLEGHSDWVRDVAWSPSILSKSYIASASQDKTVRIWTSDASNPGQWTSQQLEFDTVLWRVSWSPSGNILAVSGGDNKVSLWKENLKGQWEKVKDIEE; from the exons ATG GCAACTGCTCAGGTTATTTCGAACTCTGGTCATGATGATATGATT CACGACGCCGGACTGGACTACTATGGTCGCAGATTAGCAACATGTTCGTCGGACAAGACAATAAAGATTTTCGAAATCGAGGGGGAGACACATCGCTTGATTGAAACACTGAAAGG ACACGAAGGCGCGGTGTGGTGTGTGGCATGG gctcatcccaagtTTGGCACGATTCTTGCCTCCTCTTCGTACGACGGAAAAGTGCTTATCTGGCGTGAGCAACACCAAAACGCGACGTCCCCCGTTGCAGGCAGCACCTGGACAAAAGTTTTCGATTTCTCCCTCCACACTGCCTCGGTGAATATGGTTTCCTGGGCTCCACACGAGAGCGGATGTCTCCTTGCCTGCGCTTCTTCGGACGGGCATGTGAGTGTCCTCGAGTTCCGCGACAACAGCTGGACCCATCAGATCTTCCACGCTCATGGAATGGGTGTGAACTCGATCAGCTGGGCCCCAGCAGCGTCTCCTGGAAGCTTGATCAGCTCGAACCCTGGCCCAGGTCAACAGCGGAGATTCGTTACCGGTGGCAGTGATAATCTGCTGAAGATATGGGATTACAA CCCGGAAAGCAAGACCTACAACCTCAGCCAGACATTGGAAGGTCATTCGGACTGGGTCCGTGACGTCGCCTGGTCACCCAGCATTCTGTCCAAGTCCTATATCGCCTCTGCGTCTCAGGATAAGACTGTGCGGATCTGGACCTCGGATGCATCGAATCCCGGCCAATGGACCAGCCAGCAGCTGGAATTCGACACTGTCCTGTGGCGGGTTAGCTGGAGCCCTAGTGGAAACATCCTTGCTGTCAGTGGAGGAGACAACAAGGTCAGCTTGTGGAAAGAGAATTTGAAGGGACAATGGGAGAAGGTAAAGGACATTGAGGAGTAG
- the pex20 gene encoding protein pex20 has translation MSDTLCGPSNALQNLQKHASVDRTLQQDRLISRRSPSQGFRSQNSSDGVLDPEFAAFESDLAGPSLPNLQHAGPFSAHPHRLPVASHAENVTWAADFQRLHISGPSHPIQQHHGPSATPASAMSQQGWHSEFLKQQQQRQAPTQQHQQYTGGFQPSFSPHHPIHGGVINALPSVHRPATDQQHATETFDESAFEAAFEQARADMALQETNATEEKAEPASETIQPDLSTAQEPTEQIKIGSDTIPQIDKNDPLSRVNDADELARTAGQLLDSVSHDQSEKFRKSSFLALMRRIRDREVRIEDDEFRETSQSLHPGGKYYPGGQQQAQRQQTSIPTHQDGPDGVTFGDINRPQVSPSTPDTVESIATSKAAPRDIPSASSTGAGLGEDNSLYASWNYGGI, from the exons ATGAGTGATACTTTGTGCGGCCCGTCAAATGCCTTGCAGAACCTTCAGAAACATGCATCTGTTGATCGGACTCTCCAACAGGATCGGCTGATCTCCCGCCGGTCGCCCTCTCAG GGCTTCAGATCCCAAAATTCGAGCGACGGTGTCCTAGACCCCGAGTTTGCTGCTTTTGAGTCCGATCTGGCCGGACCGTCACTTCCGAATCTACAACATGCAGGACCTTTCTCAGCACATCCTCACCGGCTTCCGGTGGCTAGCCATGCCGAGAACGTGACCTGGGCGGCCGACTTTCAGAGACTACATATTTCAGGGCCTTCCCATCCTAttcagcagcatcatggccCATCTGCAACGCCGGCTTCCGCGATGTCGCAACAAGGTTGGCACAGTGAATTCCTgaaacaacagcagcaacgcCAAGCACCTAcacagcaacatcagcagTATACTGGAGGCTTCCAACCGTCTTTCTCACCCCACCACCCTATACATGGAGGGGTAATAAACGCCTTGCCCTCTGTACATAGGCCGGCAACCGACCAGCAACACGCCACAGAGACATTTGATGAATCGGCTTTCGAAGCTGCATTTGAACAAGCAAGAGCGGATATGGCCTTGCAGGAAACGAACGCaacggaggagaaggccgagcCTGCGAGCGAAACGATCCAGCCAGATTTAAGCACAGCTCAAGAGCCCACCGAGCAAATCAAGATCGGTTCAGATACTATACCACAAATCGACAAGAATGACCCTTTAAGCCGGGTCAACGATGCGGATGAACTCGCTCGGACTGCAGGACAGTTACTTGATAGTGTCAGCCACGATCAGAGCGAAAAGTTCAGAAAGAGTAGTTTCCTGGCGCTGATGCGTCGCATCCGGGATCGCGAAGTCCGgatcgaggatgacgagtTTCGTGAA ACATCGCAGTCACTACATCCCGGCGGTAAATATTATCCCGGTGGCCAGCAACAAGCGCAGCGGCAACAGACATCAATTCCAACACATCAGGATGGGCCCGACGGCGTTACATTCGGCGATATCA ATCGTCCGCAAGTGAGTCCTTCGACGCCGGATACCGTCGAATCCATAGCGACTTCGAAAGCAGCGCCCCGGGATATACCCAGTGCGTCGTCAACTGGAGCAGGGTTGGGAGAGGATAACTCTCTCTATGCGAGTTGGAATTATGGCGGGATTTGA